The Bdellovibrio bacteriovorus genome includes a region encoding these proteins:
- a CDS encoding tolA protein: MRFIFAVNILVWCCLFSWGAHSQEKEALLSKQIAWAAANIENPAVTSAFKSSFEKFISDPVNKKALESPEGKLLLRQGRGLLNVVSLQEKLKKCTVKEEASQEVQKALIAAINGKAATDLSNYDPCREDAPALEFAKGLVEHQKAQTQKRILSIAQSQVQQTQNYWKNVKSKDPIDTAVELMEKERDLKDSPPKAGVELLLYTQAIKKRSNKNVITSANVHSALTEVDAELNKHQKYLEDLAKASSDEALQKLVVSNPAATAQYMLENPESYDLLCRSLQTYDKEASKKAFIDKAVFWGGLVVGGVLLATGIGAGVGAMVVSSATAATTLTTVAAGAALAGTVTAGGEVLYSSSKSHASFIEAQTLRSAGFSESSSSNMKRADKATDRAYDELAEAGFSAVSIVPFGAGFKYMKNAAAASKLGSASKVASEGVKVEKETVQALSASLKEISTDKTALKVLEDSSKQVSSEEMGTFLGYLSDLPAQQRKEVLEMIKEKPDRVAKSIRESTQSGVCR, encoded by the coding sequence ATGCGTTTTATTTTTGCCGTGAACATTCTGGTTTGGTGCTGCTTATTTTCTTGGGGCGCACATTCGCAAGAAAAAGAAGCTCTGCTTTCAAAGCAAATCGCCTGGGCGGCGGCGAACATTGAGAATCCCGCGGTCACGTCCGCTTTCAAAAGTTCCTTTGAAAAATTCATCAGCGATCCCGTAAATAAAAAAGCCTTGGAATCGCCGGAAGGAAAACTTTTGCTTCGTCAAGGCCGTGGACTTTTGAATGTTGTGTCTTTGCAAGAGAAGTTGAAAAAGTGCACCGTCAAAGAAGAGGCCTCTCAAGAAGTGCAAAAGGCATTGATCGCGGCCATTAACGGAAAAGCAGCGACGGACCTCTCCAATTACGATCCTTGTCGCGAGGATGCACCAGCCCTCGAGTTTGCTAAAGGCTTGGTCGAACATCAAAAAGCTCAAACCCAAAAACGTATTTTGTCGATAGCTCAATCGCAAGTCCAACAAACCCAGAACTATTGGAAGAACGTAAAATCAAAGGACCCGATCGACACCGCCGTAGAGCTGATGGAAAAAGAGCGCGATCTTAAGGACTCTCCTCCGAAGGCGGGGGTTGAACTTTTGCTTTACACCCAAGCGATTAAGAAAAGATCTAATAAAAACGTAATCACTAGCGCCAATGTTCATTCGGCACTTACCGAAGTGGATGCAGAACTGAACAAACACCAAAAGTATCTTGAAGACCTAGCCAAGGCTTCGTCCGACGAAGCTTTGCAAAAGTTGGTGGTCAGTAATCCAGCCGCGACAGCTCAGTATATGTTAGAAAATCCAGAAAGTTATGATCTGCTTTGCCGTTCTTTGCAAACCTATGACAAAGAGGCTTCGAAAAAAGCATTTATAGATAAAGCCGTGTTCTGGGGAGGTCTTGTTGTCGGGGGCGTCCTACTGGCAACAGGTATTGGCGCCGGTGTTGGAGCGATGGTGGTTTCTAGTGCGACGGCCGCGACGACATTAACTACGGTGGCCGCTGGTGCTGCGTTAGCGGGTACCGTCACCGCGGGCGGAGAAGTTCTTTATTCATCCTCGAAGTCTCATGCTTCTTTTATCGAAGCACAAACTTTAAGATCAGCGGGATTTTCGGAATCTTCTTCATCGAATATGAAACGCGCTGATAAAGCCACGGACCGAGCTTACGACGAATTGGCTGAAGCCGGATTTTCTGCCGTGTCCATCGTACCGTTCGGTGCGGGATTCAAGTATATGAAAAATGCGGCAGCCGCTTCAAAATTGGGGTCCGCAAGTAAAGTCGCTTCAGAAGGTGTGAAAGTAGAAAAAGAAACGGTTCAGGCTCTATCGGCTTCGTTGAAAGAGATTTCAACAGATAAAACGGCTTTAAAAGTTTTAGAAGACTCTTCTAAACAGGTGAGCTCTGAGGAAATGGGAACATTTTTAGGTTACTTGTCGGATCTTCCCGCGCAACAGCGAAAAGAAGTTTTAGAGATGATCAAAGAAAAGCCAGATCGAGTCGCTAAATCTATTCGCGAATCCACTCAATCCGGAGTTTGCCGATGA
- a CDS encoding J domain-containing protein, with protein MKLKKLILLLSLTFSFQTFAQTVEEAKKILNRGTSLYEVLGVSPNASESDIKNAYRRLVRAYHPDRFQGDPVKSQVMSQVTAKLNTTRDTLMDSNLRQRYDQTLKASGRYNTTSSSATPKAETPSYKKYDFGNINPEEPVKKTQEPPKQSAETSKSTEKTSRPTEEPTKPTSSAKTSVNEASVAPKTSSTPATTTGGQPRATSAEAARATKLYNDVQKCSGGFYKAFVDVMI; from the coding sequence ATGAAATTAAAGAAACTTATTCTTCTTTTAAGCCTGACATTTTCTTTTCAAACCTTCGCGCAAACTGTGGAAGAGGCCAAGAAGATTTTAAATAGAGGCACTTCGCTTTACGAAGTTTTAGGGGTCTCCCCGAACGCTTCTGAGAGTGATATTAAAAATGCTTATCGTCGTTTGGTGCGCGCTTATCATCCAGATCGTTTTCAAGGGGATCCGGTAAAATCACAAGTCATGAGTCAGGTAACCGCGAAGCTAAACACCACGCGTGACACCCTCATGGATTCCAACTTGCGCCAGCGCTATGATCAAACACTCAAAGCCTCAGGACGTTATAATACGACCTCATCTTCGGCGACGCCCAAAGCGGAAACTCCATCATATAAAAAATATGACTTCGGTAATATCAATCCCGAAGAGCCGGTGAAAAAAACGCAAGAACCGCCTAAACAAAGTGCTGAAACATCTAAGAGCACTGAAAAAACAAGTCGTCCGACCGAAGAACCAACGAAACCCACATCCTCGGCAAAGACCTCGGTCAACGAAGCTTCCGTAGCTCCAAAAACTTCTTCAACTCCTGCGACAACCACAGGAGGACAGCCTCGCGCCACTTCCGCCGAGGCGGCCAGGGCTACGAAGCTTTATAACGATGTTCAAAAATGTTCCGGTGGATTTTATAAAGCCTTCGTAGACGTGATGATCTAA
- a CDS encoding GMC oxidoreductase — protein sequence MKWDYDYIVIGSGFGGSVMTCRLVEKGYKVCLLERGREWKMHEFPRRPHEVRKNMFWDPIDNKFGLMEVRDTPESDVMTITSSGLGGGSLIYANVLYKMPEDFFKGWPGNINRQTLEPYYERVLNVMEAKPYPYDTHPYYRNTPKTTLLKKLAEEMATPPGATEKPSMVFPPIGVRFEGKFPGHQTRNIHGALQSRCNKCGDCDIGCNIHAKNTLDLNYLFRARNLKEAAHKAEVRTHAEVTRIEKKDDHYVVTYVIPEFPMQENKFTAKNVVLSAGSLGSTSLLLKMKRYGHLPLLNKWLGKKWSGNGDFISLIFKSKHNVDGTNGPVITGSIEYKYKDYADGYPHGMFIQEAGFPVGFAWFLSGKVPQFSGLAGLATMAAHHVKKYIFKVLKIVGHDQINIGDEMAKSIDRAEFTKRCLVLLGMGRDKPDGEIQLRDDDQALIRWKIDESQEHFTRIRTEMKKLAEMVDGVYVENPLTHLKKVISVHPLGGCPMGDSEQTGFVSTKGEVFGYPGLYVVDGSILPTSTGTNPSLTIAAMAEYIAEQIPEKHTVKTKDKMEA from the coding sequence ATGAAGTGGGACTATGATTATATCGTGATCGGATCCGGCTTTGGCGGGTCCGTGATGACGTGCCGACTTGTTGAAAAAGGTTATAAAGTTTGTTTGCTCGAGCGCGGCCGCGAATGGAAGATGCACGAATTCCCTCGCCGCCCCCATGAAGTTCGCAAGAATATGTTCTGGGATCCGATCGACAATAAATTTGGCCTGATGGAAGTTCGTGACACTCCTGAAAGTGATGTCATGACTATCACGTCCAGTGGCTTGGGTGGCGGCAGCCTTATTTATGCCAATGTCCTTTATAAAATGCCCGAAGATTTCTTTAAGGGATGGCCGGGAAATATCAATCGCCAAACACTCGAACCGTATTATGAACGCGTTCTTAATGTAATGGAGGCGAAACCCTATCCTTACGACACTCATCCTTACTATCGCAACACGCCTAAAACCACGTTGCTAAAAAAGCTGGCCGAGGAAATGGCGACTCCTCCAGGAGCGACTGAAAAACCATCCATGGTCTTTCCACCTATCGGCGTACGCTTTGAAGGAAAGTTTCCTGGGCATCAAACGCGAAATATTCACGGGGCTCTTCAATCTCGTTGTAATAAATGTGGAGATTGTGACATTGGTTGCAATATTCACGCAAAAAACACGTTGGATTTAAATTATCTATTCCGTGCCCGAAATCTGAAAGAGGCCGCTCATAAAGCAGAAGTGCGCACGCATGCCGAAGTGACAAGAATTGAAAAGAAAGATGATCACTACGTCGTCACTTATGTCATTCCTGAATTTCCAATGCAGGAAAATAAGTTCACGGCCAAAAACGTGGTGCTTTCGGCTGGTTCTTTGGGCTCGACCTCTTTGCTTTTAAAAATGAAACGCTATGGGCACTTGCCTCTTCTTAATAAGTGGCTCGGAAAAAAATGGAGCGGCAACGGAGATTTTATTTCCCTGATCTTTAAGTCTAAACACAATGTCGATGGAACGAATGGCCCGGTGATCACGGGATCCATCGAATATAAGTATAAAGATTATGCTGACGGATATCCGCACGGAATGTTTATTCAAGAAGCGGGTTTTCCTGTGGGATTTGCGTGGTTTCTTTCAGGCAAGGTGCCTCAGTTCAGTGGACTTGCGGGTCTAGCCACTATGGCCGCCCATCACGTGAAAAAATATATTTTCAAAGTTTTAAAAATTGTCGGCCATGATCAGATCAATATTGGTGATGAAATGGCTAAAAGTATCGACCGAGCTGAATTCACGAAACGTTGCCTGGTACTTCTAGGTATGGGGCGGGACAAGCCCGACGGAGAGATCCAATTGCGCGATGACGATCAAGCATTGATTCGTTGGAAAATCGACGAAAGCCAAGAGCACTTTACGCGCATCCGCACTGAGATGAAAAAGTTGGCCGAGATGGTGGATGGCGTTTATGTCGAAAACCCACTGACTCACTTAAAGAAAGTTATTTCAGTTCACCCGCTCGGCGGCTGCCCGATGGGAGATTCCGAACAAACAGGTTTTGTGAGTACAAAAGGCGAAGTATTTGGCTATCCCGGACTGTATGTTGTCGATGGAAGTATTCTTCCGACTTCAACTGGGACCAACCCGTCTTTGACGATTGCGGCGATGGCTGAATACATTGCCGAACAAATTCCCGAAAAGCACACCGTTAAGACCAAAGATAAAATGGAAGCTTAG
- a CDS encoding alpha/beta fold hydrolase — protein sequence MTSLSVEFTERMSGFVVPKKFVLSPGKPLSHSDFLAENDRFDKQPFEFTVTIKVPNLDKFLADHSTPSQMYGRITDFRFRDELRIEKGYFQLFTLPAASPHFDTVKEMHYTLFLTDREGKKWTFFGYKALLKEDISEVWKQTTTLYYYLWEGHSPFDNYSDKEVHAIGSLRISLSDFLTQMKSFKTNASSFLQEKEALMKYFKAFTDTLWEGYAPFIFTTTSARWNEHQYPMHTTQGVALGEKTLHPLDTRDGLTISVQRFKHQESKNVVLLLHGLTTSTDMFIMPEHQNLVNQLHTSGYSDVWSLDWRGSGRFTYNMSPHRYTMDDVAKYDIPRAVDFIRESCGNDVKIHVIAHCVGALSFMASYAAGYVKNIASIVANSVSLTPMVPWQAMAKMMVGPEILEQVLGYPYVSPKIPYHPGRAFGRWLYWMERSLRSECKEPACHMVSFMWGWGFPAAFNHRNIHPVTHRRLMDLFGGTSFHYHKHIRKMLLAKASVSFDSKINYLEEMKKRDMPPTLLISGADNHIFPNSNKTTYEILSQTKNAAKVSYKEFTNYGHQDVFMGQFCHNEVFPELIEFLKQHSGISGVETRKLRIA from the coding sequence ATGACGTCACTTTCTGTCGAATTCACCGAGAGAATGTCGGGATTCGTTGTTCCGAAAAAGTTTGTCTTGTCTCCTGGCAAGCCGCTTTCACATTCAGATTTTCTAGCCGAAAACGATCGTTTCGATAAGCAGCCTTTTGAGTTTACGGTGACGATCAAAGTTCCAAACCTCGACAAGTTTTTAGCCGATCACAGCACACCTTCGCAGATGTATGGAAGAATCACGGATTTTCGTTTTCGCGATGAACTGCGCATCGAAAAAGGTTACTTCCAACTTTTTACTTTGCCAGCCGCAAGTCCCCATTTCGATACCGTCAAAGAGATGCACTACACTCTTTTTCTGACGGATCGTGAAGGAAAGAAATGGACTTTTTTTGGTTACAAAGCCCTTTTAAAAGAAGATATTTCGGAGGTGTGGAAGCAAACGACGACTTTGTACTATTATCTTTGGGAAGGACATTCTCCGTTTGATAATTACAGTGACAAAGAAGTGCATGCTATTGGCAGCTTGCGTATTTCGCTGAGTGATTTCTTAACCCAGATGAAAAGTTTTAAAACAAACGCCTCTTCTTTTTTACAAGAAAAAGAAGCCTTGATGAAGTACTTCAAAGCTTTCACCGACACTTTGTGGGAAGGTTATGCTCCGTTTATCTTCACAACGACTTCCGCTCGGTGGAATGAGCATCAATATCCCATGCATACGACTCAAGGTGTGGCTTTAGGAGAAAAAACTCTTCATCCCTTAGACACCCGCGACGGACTGACAATTTCCGTGCAAAGATTTAAACATCAAGAATCCAAAAACGTGGTGCTCTTACTGCATGGACTGACGACATCAACAGATATGTTCATCATGCCTGAGCACCAAAACCTCGTGAATCAGCTTCATACGTCGGGCTATTCAGACGTGTGGTCGCTGGATTGGCGCGGCAGCGGAAGGTTTACTTACAATATGTCTCCGCATCGCTACACCATGGATGACGTGGCAAAGTACGATATTCCCCGCGCCGTCGATTTCATTCGAGAATCCTGCGGCAACGACGTAAAAATTCACGTCATCGCTCACTGTGTGGGCGCCTTGTCTTTCATGGCTTCGTACGCAGCGGGATACGTCAAAAATATTGCGAGCATTGTGGCAAACAGTGTCTCGCTAACTCCGATGGTTCCTTGGCAGGCCATGGCTAAAATGATGGTGGGGCCTGAAATCTTAGAGCAGGTTTTAGGTTATCCCTATGTTTCACCTAAAATCCCCTATCATCCCGGCCGTGCTTTTGGACGATGGTTGTACTGGATGGAGCGCAGTCTGCGCAGTGAATGCAAAGAGCCGGCTTGTCATATGGTGAGCTTTATGTGGGGTTGGGGTTTTCCCGCCGCATTCAATCATCGTAATATTCATCCGGTGACTCACCGTCGTTTGATGGACTTATTCGGCGGCACAAGCTTTCACTATCACAAACACATTCGTAAAATGCTGTTAGCGAAGGCGTCGGTTTCTTTTGACTCGAAAATCAATTATTTGGAAGAGATGAAAAAACGAGACATGCCTCCTACTCTGCTGATTTCGGGAGCGGACAATCATATCTTCCCGAACTCAAATAAGACGACTTATGAAATTTTAAGTCAGACGAAGAATGCGGCAAAAGTCTCTTATAAAGAATTTACGAACTACGGTCATCAGGACGTCTTTATGGGACAGTTTTGTCACAACGAAGTATTTCCCGAACTGATAGAATTTTTAAAACAACATTCCGGTATCTCTGGTGTCGAAACCCGCAAGCTTCGCATTGCGTGA
- a CDS encoding metallophosphoesterase, producing the protein MESASPEESNETAVAVKPAPIKKIKVIVSDLHLGKGRLLEQGGINSLEEFYYGEKLVEFIHYYSSGVYRDYEVELIINGDFLNFLQCDYKGHFLSVITESVTLEILKEIVKGHQNVFKALAEFASKPNNTVTYIVGNHDQGMLWPACRAYLNQVIGTPIRFKNIVYFFDGVHIEHGHMHEAANRMDPKKFFLKKDLVEPILNLPFGSHFFLEVVLKIKQHYPHVDKIRPFGKMVRWSLMNETKTMIRAFFMALFYFAKSAFIKDPRRHYPLKRIIKVIAESAIFPDLSESARKILHDDRVHTVVFGHTHVYQYRQWSENKEYFNSGTWTEITSLDIVSLGKITKLTYVLIEYPEDGGRPRGRLKEWKGYHRIEEDVAIS; encoded by the coding sequence ATGGAATCTGCTTCCCCAGAAGAGAGCAACGAGACCGCCGTCGCGGTGAAGCCCGCTCCTATTAAAAAAATCAAAGTGATTGTGAGCGACCTCCATCTGGGGAAAGGTCGTCTATTGGAACAAGGCGGAATCAACTCTTTAGAAGAGTTCTACTATGGGGAAAAGTTAGTGGAGTTCATCCACTACTATTCTTCGGGTGTGTACCGCGATTACGAAGTGGAACTTATCATCAACGGGGATTTTCTTAACTTCTTGCAGTGTGATTACAAAGGCCATTTTCTTTCCGTCATCACTGAATCCGTCACTCTGGAAATTTTAAAAGAGATCGTCAAAGGTCACCAAAACGTTTTCAAAGCGCTGGCGGAATTTGCCTCTAAGCCGAACAACACCGTGACTTACATCGTAGGCAATCACGATCAAGGTATGTTGTGGCCTGCGTGTCGCGCTTATCTGAACCAAGTGATCGGCACGCCTATTCGTTTCAAAAACATCGTTTACTTTTTTGATGGTGTGCACATTGAGCATGGGCACATGCACGAAGCGGCCAACCGTATGGACCCCAAAAAGTTTTTCCTAAAGAAAGATTTGGTAGAGCCCATCTTGAATTTGCCTTTTGGTTCCCACTTTTTCTTGGAAGTGGTGTTAAAGATCAAACAACACTATCCGCACGTCGATAAAATTCGTCCGTTCGGAAAAATGGTGCGCTGGTCTTTGATGAACGAAACTAAAACCATGATTCGCGCTTTCTTTATGGCGCTTTTCTATTTTGCCAAAAGTGCTTTCATTAAAGATCCACGTCGTCACTATCCTTTGAAGCGGATCATCAAAGTCATTGCAGAAAGTGCGATCTTTCCTGATTTGAGTGAATCAGCGCGTAAAATTCTTCACGATGACCGCGTGCATACAGTTGTTTTTGGCCACACCCATGTTTACCAATATCGTCAGTGGTCCGAGAATAAAGAATATTTTAACTCGGGAACATGGACGGAGATCACATCTTTGGATATTGTGTCCCTAGGAAAAATCACAAAGCTGACTTATGTGCTGATTGAGTACCCTGAAGACGGAGGTCGTCCTCGTGGCCGACTGAAAGAGTGGAAGGGTTATCATCGTATCGAAGAAGACGTTGCGATTTCTTAG
- a CDS encoding diguanylate cyclase has product MAHNDDSSNDNLEKTSIVASDTFRGRLKEADEVPPAIVVLIGPPGYVGKQYPITANDIVIGRSVESQVYIDDKSLSRSHAKFAVNGSEVSVIDLGSTNKTIVNGQVIPPLASCLLKNNDQIKTGNVIFKFLEKGSIEAMTNAAMYERAQKDALTGAHSKGALLEKGPEAMKRAEVLNEPLSLVTFDIDHFKKINDNYGHPGGDHVLKELCRIVITKLIRSNDFFARYGGEEFVLLLSGSPSKTAGEVGERIRQTIEAHEFVFENKKIPVTISVGVATKLPQETEWTQIYDRADKALYQSKQGGRNKVTIAP; this is encoded by the coding sequence ATGGCTCACAACGATGATTCTTCCAATGACAACTTAGAAAAAACCAGTATTGTCGCCAGTGACACTTTCCGCGGTCGTCTGAAAGAGGCCGACGAAGTTCCACCGGCGATTGTTGTTTTAATTGGTCCTCCGGGATACGTGGGAAAACAATATCCTATCACCGCGAACGACATCGTGATCGGTCGCTCGGTGGAAAGCCAAGTTTACATCGACGATAAAAGTTTAAGTCGTTCGCACGCAAAATTTGCGGTGAATGGCAGTGAAGTGTCGGTGATTGATCTAGGTTCTACAAATAAAACCATCGTGAATGGCCAAGTCATTCCGCCGCTGGCTTCTTGTCTTCTAAAAAATAATGACCAGATTAAAACTGGGAATGTCATCTTCAAGTTCCTTGAAAAAGGAAGTATCGAAGCGATGACCAATGCGGCGATGTACGAGCGCGCGCAAAAAGACGCGTTGACGGGAGCGCACTCCAAAGGGGCTCTTCTTGAAAAGGGACCCGAGGCGATGAAACGCGCCGAAGTCCTCAACGAGCCGCTGAGCTTAGTGACTTTTGATATCGACCACTTTAAGAAAATCAATGACAACTACGGACACCCTGGTGGCGACCATGTGCTTAAAGAGTTATGCCGGATTGTCATCACTAAATTGATTCGCTCGAACGATTTCTTTGCACGCTACGGTGGAGAAGAGTTCGTCCTGCTTCTTTCAGGATCTCCTTCGAAAACAGCCGGCGAAGTGGGTGAGCGTATTCGCCAAACTATCGAAGCTCATGAATTCGTTTTTGAGAATAAAAAGATTCCTGTAACAATTTCTGTCGGCGTAGCCACGAAATTACCACAAGAAACTGAGTGGACTCAGATATACGACCGCGCAGACAAGGCGCTTTATCAGTCGAAGCAAGGTGGCCGTAACAAGGTTACGATTGCTCCATAG
- a CDS encoding RNA polymerase sigma factor, which yields MERDLLVSDLELVEKVKSGDRRSFSELVKRHQRSVLRLSLRFVKDMDTAEDVTQEAFIKAYEKLNSFEGRASFKSWLFQIAVNTARNKIREWKRETVDIDDVQLAVDAEAETTLVHTAVADILQQEVEKLPFKQKTALVLRVYEDLSFNEIADIMECPYDTAKANYRHALLKLRQTFEQKAELKNWTEEVGGFFMEVNQRFAEAEG from the coding sequence ATGGAGAGAGATCTTTTAGTATCGGATCTTGAACTGGTTGAAAAAGTAAAGTCTGGCGACAGACGTTCTTTTTCCGAACTCGTGAAACGACATCAGAGAAGTGTGCTGCGACTGAGTTTGAGGTTTGTGAAGGACATGGACACCGCGGAGGATGTGACGCAAGAAGCGTTCATCAAAGCTTACGAGAAGCTGAACTCATTTGAGGGCAGAGCTTCTTTCAAAAGCTGGTTGTTTCAAATCGCTGTGAATACAGCAAGAAACAAAATCCGTGAGTGGAAAAGGGAAACCGTCGATATAGATGATGTGCAGCTGGCAGTGGATGCTGAAGCTGAAACAACTCTGGTTCACACGGCGGTGGCTGACATCCTTCAGCAAGAGGTGGAGAAGTTACCCTTCAAACAAAAAACAGCGTTGGTTCTTCGCGTTTACGAAGACCTTAGCTTTAACGAGATTGCCGATATTATGGAGTGTCCTTACGACACTGCGAAGGCGAATTACCGCCACGCTCTCCTTAAACTTCGTCAAACTTTTGAGCAAAAAGCAGAGCTCAAAAATTGGACGGAAGAAGTAGGTGGTTTCTTTATGGAAGTGAATCAAAGATTTGCGGAAGCAGAAGGATAA
- a CDS encoding aminopeptidase, which translates to MGYLMKSGMGQMQLLSSRVPLEEALKDPKLEDSKKQKLRLAQEARVFAEQELHLTATKNYTSYVELGRPYVTYVVSAAPRWELKHYQWSYPFMGKMPYKGFFNEADAQELEKEMQKEDLDTYMRGVSAYSTLGWFNDPILSSMLRYDDYTLVNTIIHETVHATLYIKNSADFNERLATFLGNKGAEQFYLKREGPNSPTLKEIQKESSDSKTFSKFISAELKDLENWYKNLPSNKRDEAQRLRRIHEIQDKFVKEIQPQMLTDNYAKFPELKLNNARLLVYKTYMQDLSEFEKLYELVGSNYSRFIETCKSLEKSKDPNQGLKDLIQNLSAAK; encoded by the coding sequence ATGGGCTATCTGATGAAATCTGGCATGGGACAAATGCAATTGCTGAGCAGTCGCGTCCCTTTAGAGGAAGCTTTAAAAGATCCTAAACTAGAAGACAGTAAAAAGCAGAAATTGCGCTTAGCTCAAGAGGCCCGCGTATTTGCCGAGCAAGAGCTGCACTTGACCGCGACAAAAAACTACACGTCTTACGTGGAACTAGGTCGACCTTATGTCACGTATGTCGTGAGTGCGGCCCCACGTTGGGAATTAAAGCATTATCAATGGTCGTATCCATTCATGGGAAAGATGCCTTACAAGGGCTTCTTCAATGAGGCCGACGCTCAAGAACTTGAAAAAGAAATGCAGAAAGAAGATCTCGATACATACATGCGGGGTGTTTCTGCTTACAGCACATTAGGTTGGTTTAACGACCCTATTTTAAGTTCCATGCTTCGCTATGACGATTATACTTTGGTGAACACGATCATTCACGAAACCGTGCATGCGACCTTGTACATCAAAAATTCCGCGGACTTTAACGAACGTTTGGCAACATTCTTAGGCAATAAAGGCGCCGAACAGTTTTATTTAAAACGCGAAGGCCCAAATTCTCCGACGTTAAAAGAAATTCAAAAAGAAAGTTCTGACAGCAAAACATTCTCGAAGTTCATCTCTGCGGAGCTTAAGGATTTAGAAAACTGGTATAAAAATCTTCCCTCCAATAAACGTGACGAGGCACAACGTCTTCGGCGGATTCACGAAATTCAGGACAAGTTCGTTAAAGAGATCCAGCCGCAGATGTTGACAGACAACTATGCAAAGTTCCCCGAACTGAAGTTGAACAACGCCCGCCTTCTTGTTTATAAGACATATATGCAGGACTTGAGTGAGTTCGAAAAACTTTATGAACTTGTCGGATCCAATTATTCTCGTTTCATTGAAACCTGCAAATCCTTGGAAAAATCAAAAGATCCAAACCAAGGTTTGAAAGATTTGATCCAAAATCTGAGCGCCGCAAAATAG